In one window of Coleofasciculaceae cyanobacterium DNA:
- a CDS encoding DUF3038 domain-containing protein, which translates to MLPNMKADYVSSQWQELADLKATNNSQLDKIKYHLDLVLLALEAIADISSEAILQAAKDLNLESIIGDRGAWAAPNRITDLETSEPKHTCSADKKLDLEVARSLALIICYLANQHQELLRRGVGLLEQATQQNKVPEQTALLSNYLERFINYYQARISNSQKISPQTLSPLAWKLLIALLFYSGQNGPSLLGIAIFDAAGISK; encoded by the coding sequence ATGTTACCTAATATGAAAGCAGATTATGTTTCCTCCCAATGGCAAGAACTAGCTGACTTAAAGGCTACCAATAATAGTCAATTAGATAAGATTAAATATCATTTAGATCTGGTTCTATTAGCTTTAGAGGCGATCGCCGATATTAGTTCAGAAGCTATTTTACAGGCTGCAAAAGATTTAAACTTAGAATCGATAATTGGCGATCGCGGAGCGTGGGCTGCGCCCAATCGCATTACTGATCTCGAAACAAGTGAGCCTAAACATACTTGTTCGGCAGACAAAAAACTAGATCTAGAAGTAGCGCGATCGCTGGCATTAATTATTTGCTATTTAGCCAACCAGCATCAAGAATTGCTGCGTCGAGGAGTCGGCTTATTGGAGCAAGCAACCCAACAAAACAAAGTTCCCGAGCAAACTGCTTTACTAAGCAATTATCTAGAGCGATTTATTAATTACTATCAAGCCAGAATTAGTAATTCTCAAAAGATTTCGCCTCAAACCTTATCGCCCTTAGCTTGGAAACTATTGATCGCTCTGCTGTTTTACAGTGGTCAAAATGGCCCTAGTTTACTTGGGATTGCTATCTTTGATGCTGCTGGAATATCTAAATAA
- a CDS encoding DUF4335 domain-containing protein produces the protein MSSSIHRFTPPTCTLEIRGKKSLLSGWKKQNLAKNWKFELRFDDPREMTSNQVTLQGDRQDLELLQVAIARYVQKYLQASFQPIDSNVNLNRELIQNNQPYLKPQGLVNHELFFGSLIHDGKAEQIKLSTVQLFDLVTALEAYQTEIATLPEKQVSATKKLIPVWGGIAAVAIAALGITTILLRSQSISNKASSPESESQPPAEIPELNEVIPPQAPETVKSISKPQLTQPLTSAKRLPPPPAVDTPKPKPNIPDPADYPLSDVVRQSGLNNSIQKEIAAQPTESTIVVPNTTKEKQEANSTTTEKIAGLAKSDVLKDSRSQPSQIQEVIVYFQQKWQPPEDLKQSLEYRLLLNADGSIKRVVALGKASQLYLKQSNIPVNGESFVSPLDESQSATVRLLLNPDGRVQAFTE, from the coding sequence ATGTCTTCTTCCATACATCGCTTCACTCCACCCACCTGTACTTTAGAAATTAGAGGCAAAAAATCGCTTCTTTCGGGCTGGAAAAAGCAAAATTTAGCAAAAAACTGGAAATTTGAGCTAAGATTTGACGATCCACGCGAAATGACTTCAAATCAGGTAACGCTTCAAGGCGATCGCCAAGATTTAGAACTGCTTCAAGTAGCGATCGCTCGGTACGTACAAAAATATTTACAAGCTTCATTTCAGCCAATAGATAGCAATGTAAATCTCAATCGAGAACTGATTCAAAATAATCAGCCTTATTTAAAACCCCAAGGATTGGTCAATCATGAACTTTTTTTTGGTTCTTTAATTCATGATGGCAAAGCCGAGCAAATAAAACTTAGCACAGTGCAGCTATTTGATTTAGTAACTGCATTAGAAGCATATCAGACCGAAATTGCTACTCTACCAGAAAAGCAGGTGTCAGCTACAAAAAAGCTCATCCCTGTTTGGGGTGGAATAGCTGCCGTGGCGATCGCTGCGCTAGGTATCACTACGATTTTGCTTAGATCGCAATCAATCTCTAACAAAGCTTCGTCTCCAGAATCTGAGTCCCAACCTCCAGCAGAAATTCCCGAATTAAATGAGGTTATTCCACCTCAAGCACCAGAGACAGTTAAATCGATCTCTAAACCCCAGCTGACACAACCGCTTACTTCTGCCAAGAGACTACCGCCACCTCCCGCCGTAGACACCCCGAAACCCAAACCAAACATACCCGATCCTGCCGACTATCCCTTATCTGATGTAGTTCGTCAGTCTGGACTAAATAATTCAATACAAAAAGAAATTGCTGCTCAACCAACCGAATCAACAATTGTAGTTCCTAACACAACCAAAGAGAAGCAAGAAGCAAATTCCACAACAACAGAGAAAATTGCGGGCTTGGCTAAATCTGACGTTTTAAAAGATTCTCGTTCTCAACCAAGTCAGATACAGGAAGTTATTGTTTATTTTCAGCAGAAGTGGCAGCCCCCAGAGGATTTAAAACAAAGTCTTGAATACCGATTGCTGCTCAATGCCGATGGTTCAATCAAAAGGGTAGTTGCTTTGGGTAAAGCTTCTCAACTATATCTAAAGCAGAGCAATATTCCTGTAAACGGCGAATCATTTGTTTCGCCTCTTGACGAGTCACAATCAGCTACAGTTCGTCTACTATTAAATCCTGATGGTAGAGTTCAAGCTTTTACAGAATAA
- a CDS encoding RDD family protein, whose translation MRLFNQINLQTPESVELEFTLAGIGNRSFALIIDYLVFGLTILLVWIISAFLAFQLVPNLVVSGVLDLVEQWILAIQFITSFAIYVDYFVVLETLWQGQTPGKKWTKIRVIRDNGKPERLPQAILRALLRPVDDILFVGVFLIIFSQQEKRLGDMVAGTIVVQEEQGSKLANVDISSEAEDLAIQLRIESEIANLLPEDYATIRDFLQRRKNIMLQYQHQLSRKLAEQVKEIILLDEIPEGYSHSQFLEATYLAYQQNNNY comes from the coding sequence ATGCGTCTTTTTAATCAGATTAATTTACAAACTCCAGAAAGTGTTGAGCTAGAGTTTACTTTGGCAGGGATTGGTAATCGCTCTTTTGCTCTAATAATTGATTATCTTGTCTTTGGTTTAACTATTTTATTAGTTTGGATTATTAGTGCTTTTTTGGCTTTTCAGCTTGTTCCTAATCTAGTCGTTAGTGGAGTTTTAGACCTGGTCGAACAATGGATTTTAGCAATTCAATTTATAACTAGCTTTGCTATTTATGTAGATTATTTTGTTGTTTTAGAAACTTTATGGCAAGGACAAACACCAGGAAAAAAATGGACAAAAATTAGAGTTATTCGTGACAATGGCAAACCAGAAAGATTACCTCAAGCAATCTTACGGGCATTACTCAGACCTGTAGATGATATATTATTTGTGGGCGTATTTTTGATTATTTTTTCTCAACAAGAAAAGCGCCTTGGCGACATGGTTGCAGGAACAATAGTAGTTCAAGAAGAACAAGGCTCAAAATTAGCTAATGTTGACATTTCTTCTGAAGCTGAAGATTTAGCAATTCAATTAAGAATAGAATCGGAAATAGCTAATTTATTGCCTGAAGACTATGCCACTATCCGCGATTTCCTCCAGCGGCGAAAAAATATTATGTTGCAATATCAGCACCAATTAAGCCGTAAACTAGCCGAACAAGTTAAAGAAATTATTCTTTTAGATGAGATCCCAGAAGGTTACAGTCATAGTCAATTTTTAGAAGCAACATATTTGGCTTATCAACAAAACAATAATTATTGA